A genomic region of Leishmania braziliensis MHOM/BR/75/M2904 WGS CADA00000000 data, contig 9, whole genome shotgun sequence contains the following coding sequences:
- the GP63-2 gene encoding GP63, leishmanolysin, producing the protein MDVSQRGGRRARAPAPWPAVVRFVVATSQRVTLSPAQHASAGRPRLRHSPSSDTRPIRGWKGQPEGVGPRLFARGRRPPLRCAGGRGVRGTSPLLPSPPPSLPCPSPSPDSLAYPVSLPTHPPSHTHARTHRRTQALILATTPHGPQHLRLVRHAPRQQQHAPAPQRRRTPDAARRSGPRHGRRCRRRVGAGRRPSLHPRQAADPRAAVGGAAAQASRQRLGPRSALRVRRHHQQRSHRRLGAGRQHVAECRTRHGLGHAAHRRLHRRPHGPRLPLHSRRAACEQPHWRHRHLHCRGHPHGGEARHPRQLPHPAGAAAASGAAEGEAGAGQLEGDRHDGPNLRRLQCPPGSPYRWRQQRRLRAVRRLGAERAGRAGVGHDLPGVLGRPSSRGCHEHPCGEHCVALRPGHHAHRDARGGARPRLQQRVFRERRHRDERHEFARQALCGSCDQQQHGGGQGARAVRLPHLGVSGGGGPGRLRLCWLAS; encoded by the coding sequence ATGGACGTGAgccagaggggaggaaggcgagcacgcgccCCTGCGCCATGGCCGGCAGTCGTGCGCTTCGTTGTCGCGACCTCCCAGAgagtcaccctctcccccgcccagCATGCGTCAGCAGGGCGCCCTCGCCTACGGcactcgccgtcctccgacACACGCCCTATTCGGGGCTGGAAAGGgcagccggagggcgtggggCCGCGTCTGTTTGCTcgtggccgccgcccgcCCTTGCGGTGCGCGGGAGGCCGCGGCGTGCGGGGCACCTCGCCCCTGcttccctcaccaccaccctcgctcccttgcccctccccctctccagaCTCACTGGCATATCCCGTCTcgctacccacccacccgccctcccacacgcacgcacgcacacaccgccgcacacaagccctcatcctcgccaccacaccccaCGGCCCACAGCATCTGCGCCTGGTGCGCCATGCccctcgacagcagcagcacgcaccggcgccgcagcgacgccgcacgcctgatgcggctcgccgcagcgggcctcgtcatggccgtcggtgccgccgccgtgtgggcgcaggccgccggccatcactgcatccacgacaagctgcagacccgcgtgctgcagtcggtggcgcagcagcgcaggcctCCCGGCAGCGTCTCGGCCCTCGGTCTGCCCTACGTGTCCGCCggcaccatcagcagcgctcacaCCGTCGACTGGGCGCTGGCCGacagcacgtcgccgagTGTCGCACGCGCCACGGACtggggcacgctgcgcatcgccgtcTCCACCGCAGACCTCACGGACCCCGACTACCACTGCACTCGCGTCGGGCAGCGTGTGAGCAACCACATTGGCGCCATCGTCACCTGCACTGCCGAGGACATcctcacggaggagaagcgcgacATCCTCGTCAACTACCTCAtcccgcaggcgctgcagctgcaagcggagcggctgagggtgaggcaggtgcagggcagcTGGAGGGTGACCGGCATGACGGGCCCAATCTGCGGCGACTTCAGTGTCCCCCCGGCTCACCTTACCGCTGGCGTCAGCAACGCcgacttcgtgctgtacgtcGCCTCGGTGCCGAGCGAGCCGGGCGTGCTGGCGTGGGCCACGACCTGCCAGGTGTTCTCGGACGACCATCCAGCCGTGGGTGTCATGAACATCCCTGCGGCGAACATTGTGTCGCGCTACGACCAGggcaccacgcgcaccgtgacgcacgaggtggcgcacgccctcggcttcagcagcgtgttTTTCGAGAACGCCGGCATCGTGATGAACGTCACGAATTTGCGCGGCAAGCCCTTTGCGGCTCCTGtgatcaacagcagcacggtggtggccaaggcgcgcgagcagtacggctgcCCCACCTTGGAGTatctggaggtggaggaccaGGGCGGCTCCGGCTCTGCTGGCTCGCATCTTAA